atatatatatatatataatataaaaccgTGGGATCAATATAATTAGCtagcctatatatatatatatatatatatgagctTCTGGATTAATGAAGTTGGATTAGGGGATTAATTCTTGCAcagagtatgtatatatatgatgaattttttagttttagatgaaaatgaattaataaaaatgtatatataaatgttggGGTGTTGAGGAAATAAAGGGCGCCGACAAAGAGTATCTAACTTTCATGGCCTTTTCTCATCTTTACCATTCCATATTCCATACATAAATAtcaactattatatatatatacatatgtatgtatatcaTGAATTGCGGTGGCACAAACCAGCAGCTGCTACATATATGCAACTTTATTCATAAACCCCCATTTAATTTAACtctactaataattaattttttctgtttcctgataatctttattatttcttaGCAAGTTTTTGTCTGATTTTTGACCACTTTACTGCACTCatctttgaatttcttgtgACTTCCGCAAAGGCCTCATTACAGCTAATtagggtatatatatatatataattgagagCAACGGTCGGagtctttatatatattttgttcaaaGAGATATACAAACactcaatttattattttcttggagATCAAtggaaaagacaaaaaagaagcaggccattatttatttgacctaaataaattgatgattagataattataggtagggttttttgtttatgagattttacatttaatttgagatatgtataatattgAATGAAGGTGTGAAGGAGAATTGCATGCCACAAGTGAAGACAAGCTTTAAGAATGTCATATGTAGGCCTAGAAGCGACCCACCCCCACCCTACTCCACCCCCTATAGAGGGATGGGGTGGGGGTAGGGGTAGGGGAATAAGatacatatatttgtatatatgatgaAGAGTGAGAAAGGTAAAGGTAGAGGAGGTGGGGAATAAAATGGAGAAGAAACGCAGTGTGATGATGCATGCAAATACCGATGAAGCTTCTAACTTTACACGGGCAAAGCTGATGATGATGACTGATATTATTGCCATCAAAAGCTGATCAACATTCACAACTACCCATTACCTACCTACCTATGcatatatatcatcatcatcatacaTTTCTTTTACAGAATGGCATtctaatatattacataaagaATAGTAGtaataatcaaaatcatttgatgattgatgatgatcatgtccTAATCTACGGCACGCACACCcatgctctctctctctctctcacacacacacacacagatacttgtatttatttgtaatgaaGCAGTACATTGGATTCTGTACATCTGCTCATTCCttttactctctctctctctctctcttcatcttTTCATTTCGGTGTTGAGGATTCTCTTCAACAAAGTACACTAGAAGCTTCTTTTGTCCCCCTCCTctcacacatgcacacacacacacacacacagagttCAGCCTTATGGCATTTATGTCCTCCACCCTTGATTTGAacctcaaaatttttaaaagccAAGGCTAAAGGAAAAGTTTACGCGTCCCTCAACTGCGcttcatactaatttttaaatgtagtAGCTATCAATAACTACACAACCACGCTCCACACTTATTTAGTGCAAAATCTTGATCGGACCACGTGCAGTCAAATCAAaccaattacaaaataaatgtatcatattttttatgtgattggtcactttccctaaattgtacaccaatcataCAACAAATGCTAAGCATTgctatataattggttcaaatttgaACGAATTGAGTGCGAGTTAAATTTCCCTCATTTAGTTTATTCCTTCATAGTTATAACTAATAATTAGCAGAGAGAATATTCAACTACCTCGTAATTCTCCGGAATTAATTagttacttattttaatttttgatatactaaTTTGCTTTTGAACTTAACAACATTGATCATACACCTAAATAAGTCttgtattataataattagggTCTGGTCTGGGCCTCTGTATTATTCCCAACATTGGCAGTCATTACAAGAAAAAGGTGTCAGCAGCCCAAAAGCCCATATTTCCAactattaatttgattcaaggCCCACAACCATTCATGTTTTACTTACACAAATATGCATAGTAAATGtgtttataaaatcttaatcattttttcttaattaattataaatttgatagtgatactatcttataaattttataattttattttatccagatattttataaattaattttaaactaaaacATGACAtcttataacttataatttttttaaaataaatttaaccaaatACCGTCTATATAAAGAATCATGAGTACATGAAGTGGGAACACATGGAACCCAATCATTAAAGCTGAGCCCATTTTGCTAAGTTCGGAGCGGCAAAGTTAAACAGCCCTCGGAATTCACGTGTCATGCAATCTTTTTAATACAtaggataatattttaaatttttatgcatGTAGATGTTGGCatattattatctaataaatagaatataacttaaatgaaatttggattcatatgatattttgttatcttATAACCAGGCTCCGGTCCATATGGCAGGACTAAGAATacttacaaatattatttcagTATCTCTAAATATAGGATAATTAGATTGTAAAGTATGGATTTGATGATTatagaattgaatttgatttaagatttagtaaaaaatctcaaatataAAGTTGGaccgaaaaattaaaatgaaatacaaaatacCCCCAATGAGGTCGTTTGTATtttattctgaattttttttattttacactcgaaaattaattttttattttattgcacGTTGCCATTTTtacattgaaaaataaaatgaaatgttaATGAAGCCTACAACACATGCACTTGGTAAACTAAATCATTCTTCCAAAAATAAGCTAACTCTGAACTGCATTGTGGTAAAAAATTCCATTCTTGGAGAAAAATTCTAAACATTGgctataaaatattctttctaGTAATTAAAGGTGTAGGGCGTACATGGTGAGAAGGAAATAACACGTTTAACATTAGAGGCATATACATGTGGTAGTGATGAAAAGCGCTAGATTCAAATAACGTTTTTTTATCCGCAATTTATGACTGTGAGAAGAAGCAACTAGCCAGCAAAAAGGAGCACCAAATTAATTACGGGGATACGGTGTGAGCTGTATCGAATATATCAGCAGGGGGGATGAATGAGTCAATGGAGAGACCCGGCACGTTGAATACGACGTCGTGTATCCTCCACATTTCTTCCATTCTAGTCCTCGTGTGCTGCATTGAAGTCTCCCCGAACCGGAACACCGTCGCCACCGTTCTCCCTTGGTGGGCGATCAATACTCCGTCCACGTCCCTGTAGTCTCCGATGCTGCTCCCGATGGTCGTCTCCCAGTAAACGCTGTCGTTGTCCGCGGAGTGCACCCTGGTGAGGTGAGAGTCCTCCATGTAGATCAGCAGCCCGCTCTTCTGGCTAAAGTATCCGTACAGCACGTGCCGGATCACCTCCGCCGGCCCTTCGTTCCTCTCCATCACCGCCGCACGGTCCGCCGCCACTTTTAGGACGAAGCAGTCGTCGTCTCCGATTCGCTTCTCGCCTAGGCATTGGGCCTTGGCGAATAGGCCTGCGGTGCTCTTCGGATCCAACCCCTGCGAAACACAGGGTTCcgtttgaaaattaaaaattttgctgCAAATCCAACACGCCACGACGTCGTATTCTCGAACGATCGAATGTCAAGTGGAATCAACATTAGAATTTAATGTGCGTACAATAATCAGAtgtgaatttctttttattattagatcCTATTCACGTTGTAATCCAAAAAAGATATTCAAATTGTGAATTTAAAATACAGATATCTTCACATTATTACTCagatttttttagtaaatcaattataattatatcatgaattttgattatcaataattaatatacgtcaattacaaatatcaaatacataaaattaactaataattaataatacaataaatgaATTCCTACTATTCAAGTAATTAATACCCAAGCATCaaccaaatttttattcataatctcaattttttcaattaaattgaatttattggtGCATTACTGACATGATAAAACCCTATAACTGCAAATCAATACCAACACATCACACTTGAACTAAGAacataattcttaaaataaaaattaaatctataaAGCCCAAAATTACCTATCAGCcaaaagaagggaaaaaaagaaagaggagatcaaaatttgaaaaatttctaGTGATCCAACACAAACTCTATAAGGCAGCTTTTCCTTTAATTGGCACAGAGGATCAATAGGTTCTAAAAGCAAGAAATAAGGtggggaaaaaaacaaaagaaagaggtAAGTTTGGAGTTCCCACAAAGCAAAAGCGTGGGAACACAGAAACAACAATAGGAGATGCGTCGCACTTTAACAGGGTTAGAGTCGCCAATCCCAAGGGCAATGTAATTAGATGTGACGTCAGGCAGTAAATCACGTGCTCTCTCCTTCCTAAATTCCAAACCCAAAGAACTAAAGCAGGGCGACATTGTCAGTTTCTGTATCTATCATCCATATCTCcatttaacttttaaatttaattccttcttcactcttttttatttattattgattatttcaaTAAAGTGGTTTTGATAATACGGTAATCGCTCCTTTTCCGCTGGACATTACGCTTTACCTCACTCATACCTTAAAGCACTTTGGACagtattatgaatatatatataatatatagatagatagatatcTCTCTTATCCCTGTGATGTAATGTGATGGTCTCTGTCTTTTTTGTGCGTAGCCCTCTTTAGTTTAATTCCTGAATTTCTTACATTTAGTGtcttttttttggaattataaaagattaaagTGAGATACTTTTGTCTTGATCAAAGTTTCCATCTGTTTTTCCCTACGAAAATTTAACATTCTTGCTTCTTCACTTTCCTCTCTTCGCTCAATTCATGTATACGATTACGAGTAGGAATGTGAATTAATGTTACCTGAATGATGCGGCGAAGAGGGCGTTGTGGGCCTTTAGCTGCATGAGTACCCAGCCACGGAGTGTGTCGCCAGACAATCTTGCCGTCGCTGCCGGCCACCACTTTGTGGCCGCCGACAGCTAGCTCCAGCGACCACATTCCTGGCGACATCTGCCACAGCACGAAGCACCCATTCTCGCCACTCCTTGACCCCATTGTCCTCACGTTTTTCCCCGTCGAAATCTCCGTCTCGCAGCGCACCAATTTCACCATGCCCGAGGTGTACATGTTCTTGGCGCAACTACCCTGGTGTTTGGAGCAACCTGTCGCTGCCAAGTACTGTTGAATTATGTAGTACGCTGTAGACGTCTCCTGGAAATTTGAAAAGCAACAAATGAAACCcgaaaacataataaaatggAGTCTGAATAGGTTAAATGAAGAAAGCAAGTGTACTGACGAGGGGGATGTCTTTAATGTGAAGACGGGAAACGGAGTTGTTAGAGATGGGAATGGGGGCGAGCGGGCAGCCGAGAACGCCGAGCAGAAGCCTCAAATCTTGCCTTTTGGCAGGGGTAACATTGGGTCCGTACAAAGACATTGAGGAGGAAAAGGCGGTTCCTCCAGGCACATTCCTGTGTGTTCTGAACCATTCTCGTATGAGTTCCCAAGAACTCTCCTTCTTATACCCTTCTTGATCTTCCACCCCAAAATCAGGACCTTCCATCAGAGGAGTGAGCGGCTGAGGAGACCAGCGCTGTTGTCTTCGACACCTGGACGCCATAACTGTGTCTAATTACTCAACTGAGAGAAGAAAGGAGAAATGAAGAAGATTTTTGGTGTAGAAAGTGAGTTGAGTTGGTAGAGGTGTATGTGAGAGAGTTTTAGAGGGCAAGAAATGGTAACTTTGTGAGTAAGAAGGGAGAAAAGGGACAGCCCATCTGCCCAACGCCAACGGCTGAGAGATTGAGAGGACAAGTTATAGCAAATGGGGTTATGTTTTTTGGGGATTGAGGGCCGTagctttattctttctttgtttcctTTTGGACTGAAATTGTCGTCGTCTCATTAGTACCATCGGGTTCGGGTTTGGTTTATCCACTCTCGGATGAATTAACATACACATACATGTCCCTTTCCATTCGCCTCTTGCCCACAAATTTCCATCTCAATTTGGGTATTTTCAAATCAACTCCATGTCCATCAATTTGCTACAATTGTCACATATCTAAATCAACtcatattgtatttaaatccATAGATATAACGTacaatttttgaactttaataACAATTACAATTCTACATTGTTGGAATACTCtcatcttgaaaaaaaaaatcaattttttcaactttgattttgaattatattttttaaaatattaattgattccAAATTCTGCATATTAAGTCCAAATCATCTTCTTAAAATCTCAAACTGAAAACCTTGAGTCCAAATGTAACATGAGGGATCAACCAATTATAGATAACGTGAGTcttatatacattaaatgtgtttattaggaaaaataaaacacttgGTAATCCAAATGGGTGGAAGTTGTTGGGTTGTTTAGCAAAGTGGTGGGCGAGCAAGACAAAAATTGAAGTTAGCCCATCAAATCTCGTACTAAGtataggatatatatatatacttatgtccttcaattttgtttaaaactCTGCTATCCATACAGCATCCTGCGACTGTGGTCCTACACACTTAATAATAACAGAAAACTGTCTGTTTCTTGccaaatttttatgaaatttgaaaatcagctattttttggaattcatcaatttgaaatcaaatttgtgaagaagaaaagaccGGCCAGGTGGAAAGTCTGCATCAATGCTGTGGTAGCGGCTCCAATTGGACATGCCAAATGGATTGAAGGCGACTGCTATAACTCACCTTTCAAGCCAAGcttcaatacatatatatatatatatatgtatattatacatctcataattcaaattaaacttAGAGTAAATTCTATCACATTTTTGAGATTAGGTCTGAATGCACAAATATCTCCTATTTTTTCGTATATTTGATCCTCACATTAGaggatattaatttaattttaccgTTAAATCTATAAGTTGACAAATAATAACCAAGCTTATCTACCTAGAGCAACATTATAGTGCAAATTTATCgttataaaattgaactatATCTcgatattgtatttaaaaccatatgaaatgaaaaaattatttgattaatctttaaatttgtttgttattaattttaatcttttaaatttatccgTTTTAGTTTATATTCCGTAACTATTATAATGGCTTAATTTTGGGCATTTGACCcaatttatgataattttacccctacaAAACTTTTCGAGAGCAATTTTGGTCTATATATatccattcattttgcatctTGTAGCTAATGCTCGTCTAGATAGTATAAGAgtttagatttattgaaaaaagattggtttatattacatatagaGCATCAAGATGGACTATCAGCCTTTATCATCAAAAGGGTAAAAGAGTCGTAAATTAGGCTGAAGGACCAAATCTATGCAAAGATGAAGAGCTAAATCTAATATTGtcaaagaaagaatcaaaataaattcaaatcaaagttatggaatgatttttttttttcctgaaataACATGTAAAATAAAGTTGGaatttatgagaaaaagaatccaAATTAAAACAATGGTTCGGGTTGTGATTGGCGGCCATTGGAACGATGCATGGGTTCATGGGGCAGGGCCAAGCCCAAATTCTCCATTTCGATGGTGAAGTATTGGATCTATGATTCGGATTTGATGGGCTTCTGGTTCTGGGCTTTGTCAAAGATTGAATTATCTGTGGGCTGACTTTGACCCGTTAACATGGGTAAATTTCTCTAAGGATGCGTTTAGATGAAATGATTTAAATTAGAGGGTGGGATTAAAAGTaatgatttcaaataataaataaatttaaaatttatcataatgcCACAAAATATAATACGAAATAAAAGTTTAAGAATTCAAAATCCTTTACGGAATGAATTTAACCGAACAAGTTTGatgaatttgttattaagaattttacatattaaaattcaattccaTCGATCCAGAAACAACATtagatttgataaattttaataggaACAAATGCaaggatttttgttttttggcgTGTAAAATCGCATGCGTCAATTGCTAGTTATTAATAAACCAAACTTAACAATCGTagtttgaatatatatatatatatacttaataaatgtgatattttagtattaataaaaatttgattaatttataatctttaGGCCTTTGCAAACTTTTGAGGGGTACATAATTTCAGGGGTAGggaaaatccaaaaataccATGTAATAATTGGCATACACAAACAATGTAAGGGCAGATTCTTGTCCAGGACAAAAAGTGCAAGATCAGGACCAAAATCCAGCGGGGGCAATGAATACATGTGGCCACGTTATTCACTAGGGGAGGCACAGGAGCAATGACTTGGACGTGGACAATTGATGTTTGCattctttttccaaaaacTATGTTCAGATTACTGTTTGCTCTAAATGCCCACTCTTGACGTTACACTTCTCTTCCTAATAATTAGACCTTATCAAGCACGTGGAGACAGAGTTAGTCCAATGTCACTGCAATTCATATGTAAAAACCAATAAACAACAGGTTATAAAGAGCTCGATTCAATTGGTTAATCCGTATGTTCGATTGATTCATGGACATATATGCAATAGATCTTGATGAAATCAATTAGTTGTGCGTGCCCGACAGTTTACAATATGAGTACCATACACTTACTGTGTATTGTTTATAtagggaaaattatttttttcatcctttaattttatcctctattaaatttagttttataagtatgtctattaattaattagtccgGTAAGTTAGAAAAACAATGATAAATAGTCTTTCGGTGGTCgggaatttgtatttttgccCCCAAAAAAAGTGACATGACAGCTGAGtcgtataaattttttgaaattttaatattatgtggATTTGGACATGACTTGGAAGCCATGTAGGACATGTTTTAGAAGAAAAAGCCTCGTTTTTCCTTCAAAGACTCATTACACGTGGAGGGTACAACTGGATAAGTATCGgacaattcaacaaaaattcgCCACGCATGCAATTTATggtataaattttaaaaggttGCTAGAAAATTCACAAGAAAAGTTTAAATCGgacttaatttcattattttgcaaacttacaggactaattaaatctaatagaGGGTAAAACTATaggatgaaaaaaaataatatttccatttatatattgataaacttgttaattaatttaaaaaataaactagaGGAA
This genomic window from Sesamum indicum cultivar Zhongzhi No. 13 linkage group LG12, S_indicum_v1.0, whole genome shotgun sequence contains:
- the LOC105175119 gene encoding uncharacterized protein LOC105175119, encoding MASRCRRQQRWSPQPLTPLMEGPDFGVEDQEGYKKESSWELIREWFRTHRNVPGGTAFSSSMSLYGPNVTPAKRQDLRLLLGVLGCPLAPIPISNNSVSRLHIKDIPLETSTAYYIIQQYLAATGCSKHQGSCAKNMYTSGMVKLVRCETEISTGKNVRTMGSRSGENGCFVLWQMSPGMWSLELAVGGHKVVAGSDGKIVWRHTPWLGTHAAKGPQRPLRRIIQGLDPKSTAGLFAKAQCLGEKRIGDDDCFVLKVAADRAAVMERNEGPAEVIRHVLYGYFSQKSGLLIYMEDSHLTRVHSADNDSVYWETTIGSSIGDYRDVDGVLIAHQGRTVATVFRFGETSMQHTRTRMEEMWRIHDVVFNVPGLSIDSFIPPADIFDTAHTVSP